DNA from Pontibacter deserti:
AAGTAAAAACGATGTCTCAGGAAATGGAGGAGGCCCATGAACAAATGCTGACCGAGCTGCAGGACCTTGGAAGTAAGGCTAATTTTGTGCTGCCACAAACCTTGGGTAATGCACACAAAGATGTACTTGAAGAAGTTACCGCTAAAGAAGGAATAGCTTTTGACCTGGCCTATATCAGGGAGATAAGGCACCTGCACGACAAGCTCCTGGAACGTTACGAAGATATGGCGGAAAGTGGTGTATCGATGGACGTAAAACAATACGCATCGCGGCAGTTACCACTTATCAGGCAGCACCTGCAGGAGGCCGAAGCCCTTGAAAAGAAGATACAATAAACAGCAAAGCCGCAACTATAAAGTATAGCTGCGGCTTTGTTTTATACTTTTAGTTATACTTTATTCCTGCCCGTCTTCGCGGTAGTGGCTGGTTGCCAGTTCCTCTTTCAGGAAGCGGGAAGTATAGCCTTTCTTTACTTTGGCTACTTCTTCCGGTGTACCGGCAGCAACTATAGTTCCGCCACCTTCGCCACCTTCCGGACCAATATCAATGATATGATCCGCAATTTTAATCAGGTCGAGGTTGTGCTCTATAATAAGTACCGTGTTGCCTTTGTTGGTCAGCTTATGCAGTACTTCTGATAAGTGCTCGATGTCCTGGAAGTGTAGTCCGGTTGTCGGTTCATCCAGGATATAAAGTGTCTGTCCGGTATCTTTTTTCGATAACTCAGTTGCCAGCTTTACACGTTGCGCCTCACCGCCTGATAGTGTGGTAGCCTGTTGACCAAGTGTAATGTAGCCTAAACCAACTTCATTCAACGTCTGAATTTTACGCAGGATACGCGGCTGGCTCTCGAAGAAATCCACGGCCTGCTCTACGGTCATGTCCAGTACGTCGGTTATACTTTTGCCTTTAAAGCGTACTTCTAGGGTCTCGCGGTTATAGCGCTTTCCTTTACACACTTCGCATGGCACATACACATCCGGGAGGAAATTCATTTCTATGGTTCGCATACCTGCACCTTCACAAGCTTCGCAACGGCCACCCTTTACGTTAAACGAGAATCGACCCGGCGAATAACCCCTGATCTTAGCTTCCGGCAGCTGTGCAAATAAACTTCTGATGTCAGTAAACACGCCGGTATAAGTAGCAGGGTTAGAGCGTGGCGTACGGCCAATCGGCGACTGATCCACTTCAATTACCT
Protein-coding regions in this window:
- a CDS encoding DUF4142 domain-containing protein, whose product is MKRYLPLCLMFAMVLCLHTGCNSNDSIRAAADQSVTQFEQAGQKNMENDALFVAEAASANMLQLQLSQEAIARGVSPEVKTMSQEMEEAHEQMLTELQDLGSKANFVLPQTLGNAHKDVLEEVTAKEGIAFDLAYIREIRHLHDKLLERYEDMAESGVSMDVKQYASRQLPLIRQHLQEAEALEKKIQ